Part of the Chelmon rostratus isolate fCheRos1 chromosome 10, fCheRos1.pri, whole genome shotgun sequence genome is shown below.
ACGTTACTTTGAGCACCCGTATTGACTGGGTGGGGCGGACTTCCCCCATTTCCTCGTGTCCTCTTCTTTGACCGAAGATGGACACACCAGCCGCCGGTTGTCCGGTGCCAAATGATGCATCCCGTAAGCATCTGTTCCTCCTAGACCACAAACTAACGCTAGTTCTTCGTGTAATCAAATGGAGGTGAATTAAAGGAGATAACGATATAACCTGTGAATATTTTGCCAGCCTCTGTCTCCAAAGTAAGATGGTATCCTTGAGGGTGACAAGGATACAAAATCTAAGACGACACCGGACTGGGAACACGACACGGCCGGACAGCTAGCAAGAGTAGTTTTAGCCTGATGTAGACAGCAAATGACATCACAATGCTATTAGCAAAGTGGAGTTGAAGAATTTAGCTAGCTGGCGTCTCAGCTTTGTGATTACCTACATTTAGATGGGCTTAGAGGAAGAGACATCGATTACGAGACGCATGGGATAACGTTGGTTCTCCTGTGATAACGTCAGCCAGATCCTGTCAGACAAGCTAATTAGCTAACGCTAGATAGCGAATGCTAGCCAAACTTGCTAACGTTACTCACCCCCTGGTTTTATTCCAAAGACGAGGCTCGCCACTTGTAAGCAAACGTTACTTGTGTACTTTCTCCGGGAGCTGTCAGCGGCAACGGTTGCTAATCTCGATAGTATCCAGGGGTACCAGCCCACGGTGCTGAACAACCGCTTCCCTTCCTCCCACCCGGTTCTCTCGTTTCACAGTGAGGTCTGGTGTCAAAAGCGCGCCGAAAACGTGAAGGCACTATTACCCCCTCTAGCTAAACAACGGCGCAATGCAATGACACCAAGAAATTGCCgttattttctgtatttctcgGGGTATAGCATTGCTGTCCACTCAatcataaaaaatgaaacattaatgCAACGAATACAACAAATTCCTTTTATCAACAAACACGAAATATAAGAGAAATAACGCTAAATTACTGAAGAAATAATACACTTCCGCTCGTACCCTTTTCGTCTTCCGTTTTACTTCCGGGTGTGCACTTTGCTAGGCTGTCGTGTCTCGCGGCTGTACCTCCAGTGAGACAACGGTACTTTTACACAATGAAGGTTGTTACCTGGAACATAAATGGCATAAGGACTTTCAGAGGCGGCATTAAAAAGGCACTTGATTCACTGGACGCAGATGTTATCTGCGTTCAAGAGACAAAGGTGACAAGTAAGTGGTTAGCTTACGAATTTGGAAAACGCGGGAGCTGTCAAGTAACGTAGCAGAGTCAGAAGTCCGtatgaaagaataaaaagttAAACCCCAAATTTGTCCCGTACAGGAGACTTGCTCAATGAAAGAACTGCCATTGTTGACGGCTACAACTCCTACTTCAGCTTCAGTCGAGGACGCAGCGGCTATTCAGGTTCATTACATTGACATAACAATTCATTTTGTGTCTCCATGACAGCACTGTTTGTTCTCTGTACCCAGACAGGAAGACACAATCTTGTAAAGTAATGCAAAAGACTGATAATTTACTTCACTGAATGGGTGCTTGTTACACCTGCTTTATAGCTGCTGCTATACTATACTAACTGTTCATCTCCCTTTCCTGACATGCACAGGGGTTGCCACTTACTGTAAAGACAGTGCCACTCCATTTGCTGCTGAGGAGGGTCTCACAGGTCTGCTGACCAACCATGAGGGCGCTGTTGGATGCTATGGTGATCAGGCTGAGTTCTGTAGCGAGGAGCTGCAGCTTTTGGACAATGAGGGACGAGCCGttatcacacagcacagaataaTGTAAGAGAAAAATATTCCTGACACATGTCACATGTGCTGTATTGGGTATTAATCTCTgttcattttattcaaaaaatATCTGCACTAGAATATACCTAGCAGTCTTTACTAGCAGCCAGATTTTGATCAATTTAGAGCAAGTCAATCAAAATGTCACTGTTATTAAAAGACCATAAGGGAGATTCCAATGTGTGTTATTTTCCTATTGTAAAGTGGCTGTAAACTGTAGATGTCTGactgtttttgactgttttatcCCCCACAGGTGTCAGGAAAAAGAGCAAAGTGTTGCTGTAATCAATGTGTACTGTCCACGGGCTGACCCTGAAAAGCCGGAGCGAAAGCAGTTCAAGCTGCAGTTCTACAAGTTGCTTCAGTGTCGCGCTGAAGCCGTACTGAAAGATGGGAGGTGAGAGTTTAGAACGGTTCCCACAGACTGAAAGAAGAGTTTATAGTTACAATGAGACACAGGTGTATCCTGATTTTACCACAGACAGCTTGAGCGATGGCACACATATATCCTGCTGTTAATGCACTCACATGTTTAACGTCACAAGTTGTCAGTGCAGTAAATGAAATAGTTTAAAGTGGATTCTTGCATTTGCAGTAATACAGATAAGATGATGGCAGATGGCTGACTTGCAGATGTATATGTTGTATATTATACAGTTGCCTGTATTGTGATATTAGTCTTGTTTTGGACCATGTATCATGAGATAGCAACTTATTTTCTTCTCAACtaattgttttttctgtcatatttttcAGCCATGTGATTGTTTTAGGAGATGTAAATACATCCCACCGGCCAATAGACCACTGTGACCCCAGTGATATTGTAAGTAAAAGGTTGGAATACTGTCATATGGATGTTTTACTTCTTCAATTAGATAAGAAGGTTGATACCACtcttgtacagtaaatatgaagtaAAAGCCAGCAGCTAGCCCTAACCCTGGCTGTTTCTTCCAGCATTTGGTCTCGATGCTAAGTTAAGCTAACAGTCTCCTGAAAGTAGCTTAATACAAAATGAAAGTGTTATCGATCTCAGCAAGGAACAAACAAgtgtgtttccaaaaatgttaaactgttcCTGTAATATGAAGATATATTGCATAACAATGGCTGTGTTATGTTTCTGCCAAATGTGCAAAGAGTATATGTTTATAGTAATGAACTCtacctgctctgtttttttcaatACTTAGGATGATTTTGATGGAAACCCTGGAAGGAAATGGCTGAATGGCTTTTTGCATGGTGTCAGACAAGAAGTGGAAAGGCATGAGGAAGAACCTGATGAAGAATCTGAGGTAACTTCGTCAGATTCCAGCCGCAGGGGAAAATTTGTGGATACCTTTCGCTATTTCCACCCAACTCGCACCAACGCCTTCACATGCTGGTCCACTCTCACTGGAGCGCGGCAGACCAACTACGGCACACGCATTGACTACATATTCGCTGATTGCCAGCTAGCCAAGGAGCAGTTTGTGGCCGCAGATATCatgccagaggtggaggggtcAGACCACTGCCCTGTGTGGGGGCAGCTGAGATGCTCTCTCCTGCCCAGCTCCAAGCCTCCTCCCCTCTGTACGCGCTATCTGCCAGAGTTTGCTGGCAAGCAGCAGAAACTCTCACGCTTCTTTGTTAAAGTGGACCAAAAATCAAGTCAGTCTGATCAGAGGGATGCATTACCTGGATCtcaagaagaggaggagttgAGGGAGAATTTAAACCCATTTGGAGCTGGA
Proteins encoded:
- the apex2 gene encoding DNA-(apurinic or apyrimidinic site) lyase 2, whose translation is MKVVTWNINGIRTFRGGIKKALDSLDADVICVQETKVTRDLLNERTAIVDGYNSYFSFSRGRSGYSGVATYCKDSATPFAAEEGLTGLLTNHEGAVGCYGDQAEFCSEELQLLDNEGRAVITQHRIMCQEKEQSVAVINVYCPRADPEKPERKQFKLQFYKLLQCRAEAVLKDGSHVIVLGDVNTSHRPIDHCDPSDIDDFDGNPGRKWLNGFLHGVRQEVERHEEEPDEESEVTSSDSSRRGKFVDTFRYFHPTRTNAFTCWSTLTGARQTNYGTRIDYIFADCQLAKEQFVAADIMPEVEGSDHCPVWGQLRCSLLPSSKPPPLCTRYLPEFAGKQQKLSRFFVKVDQKSSQSDQRDALPGSQEEEELRENLNPFGAGNISSKKRLITSDSVVPKGKKAKTVKTSSKPQGSLLSFFKPKPTNVAHSTEAPVRQCEKTLDEVTSSQKSQKSSSTTNDVSLISSSAPEETEPVFDGSPQLCISTTTEENDRQMKAERLTPQPTVAHSAAKKGASLVFWKSVLHGPPPPPSCKVHGEPCVLRTVKKEGPNMGKQFFVCARPQGHASNPDARCNFFAWVDKGK